Within the Emticicia oligotrophica DSM 17448 genome, the region GTGAATTTTGTGTCAAAATCTCAAGATTTTCACCAGCGACAAGCACCAACAGTTGAAGAACTCATTCTAAAAAAAGACCCTAATCTTGGCTATGCATTATTTAACAAGGAAAATTACATTGTTGTAGAAAACCTTCGAACAAGTAGTAGAAAAAAGGTTTTTATTGGAGAAGTCTTTCGATTTCGCACAAAGGATGGAATTTTATTTGAGAATGAAATTCATGAAGTTAAAGATTCTACTTTTGTTGTACAGGTATTTAACGAAACACGAAATCGTTTTGAATACGCAGAAATAAAGCTTGATGAAATAAGAAAAATCTATAAAAGACCTAAACGTGAGCTAAGTGTTGGATGGGCGACATTATCTCCTTTTGGATATTTAGTTTTTGAATGGGCTGCGTGGGGCGTATCTCCTTTAAAAAATGAAAAATGGCCAATTGCTTTGGCACTAGCAGTAGCTCAACCAGTATTTACAGTAGTTTCTAACCAGTTTCGTGGAAGAAAAGTTACAGAAAATTATAGAGTTCGAATTTTGAAATCATTTTAGTTTCAAAGAATATGACAATTCTACTGTAAATCTATATATTTATTATAAATTTCATTTTTAGTCCAGCATTTTTCGAATTATCCTTATCTTTGCGGGTGAATACAGAACCATAGCAGATTAATGGATAAGATAATTCTTCACAAAAGCACCAACCCGTTCGACGCAAAAATAGCATTAGCTTCCTCAAAGTCAGAAAGTAATAGAGCCTTAATTATCAATGCATTAGCCAATTTCGAAGGCGATTTGCAGAATTTATCAACAGCACGTGATACGCAAACGATGATTCGTTTGTTGAAGGCTATTGACCAGACTGCTGATGTGATTGATGCGGGTACTACAATGCGTTTTCTTACAGCATATTTTACGGCTACAAATCAAAATAAAGTCATGACTGGCACGCCACGTATGTGTGAGCGTCCGATTGGGATTTTAGTTGATGCATTAAAAACTTTAGGGGCGGAAATCGAATATTTAAAAAACGAAGGTTATCCTCCATTACATATCAAAGGATTTTCTGAGCAAAAAGCTGAAGAAGTATCAATTCGTGCTGATGTGAGTAGTCAATATATCTCAGCTTTATTGATGATTGCTCCAACTTTACCCAAAGGTCTTACACTTAAGCTAACAGGCGAATTGGGGTCGATTCCTTATATAAAAATGACCCTCGAACAAATGAAAGCTTTCGGGGTAAATTATGAGGCCAACTGGGAAGAAAAAACTATCAAAGTGGCCACCAATAAGTATCAAGCCACTTCATATAAAGTAGAGTCTGATTGGTCGGGAGCAAGTTATTGGTATAGCATTGTTGCATTATCTGAATATGAAGATACGAAAGTAGAACTCTTGGGTTTGAAAGAAAATTCATTACAAGGCGATAGTGCGATTGTTGAAATCATGGCTCAATTAGGTGTAAAAAGTAGCTTTACAGCAGATGGCGTACTTTTAACTAAAATTCCAGCTCATGAAAAACTAGTTTGGGATTTTACCAATTGCCCAGATTTAGCTCAAACTGTGGCGGTTACTTGTGCTGCTAAAGGTATTCCCGCCATATTTACAGGTATAGAAAGCTTGAAAATTAAAGAAACAGACCGTGTATTGGCTCTTCAAAATGAGTTGAAAAAATTTGGTGGAGATTTAGTGGAGGTTGAAACAAATACTTCCTATGAAGTAACAAGCACTCAACCTTTAGCCATTGCAAATGCACCGTTGACTATCGCAACGTATGATGACCACCGCATGGCCATGGCATTTGCTCCTTTAGCGATGTTAGTTGATGTGGTAATAGAGGAGCCAAATGTAGTTGTGAAGTCATACCCAAGTTTCTGGGATGATATTAAAAAAATTATAAGTGTTGAATCTTGAAAATTGATTAAAAAAAACTCATAATTCAGAACACTTTATCTATTTTTGCGAAATCTTTTTCAAAAACACAATGCAATCAATCAGTACAAAGCATCTACTCGGAATTAAAGACCTTACGGCCAACGATATACATTTGATTTTAGAAACTGCTAAAGAGTTTAAAGATGTTATCAACCGACCGATTAAAAAAGTTCCTTCTCTGCGTGATGTAACCATTGCCAATGTGTTTTTTGAAAACTCTACGCGTACGCGTCTTTCTTTTGAATTAGCCGAAAAAAGACTCTCGGCCGATGTTGTAAACTTCTCGGCATCTGGTAGTTCAGTTAAGAAAGGAGAGACACTTCTTGATACTGTGAATAACATCTTGGCTATGAAAGTAGATATGGTGGTGATGCGTCATAGTAGTCCTGGAGCTCCACATTACCTTTCAAAACATATCAAAGCAAATATAGTAAATGCGGGCGATGGAACCCATGAGCACCCAACTCAAGCTTTACTTGATGCCTTTTCAATGCAAGAAAAAATTGGTGATTTAGCAGGTAAGAAAGTAGCAATCATTGGTGATATTTTACACTCACGTGTAGCGTTATCAAATATTTTTTGTTTACAAAAATTAGGTGCAGAAGTGATGGTGTGCGGGCCAAATACTTTATTGCCAAAATATATTCGAGAAATTGGTGTAAAAGTTGAACATAACGTTCAAAATGCCCTTCGATGGTGCGATGTAGCCAATGTATTGAGAATTCAATTAGAGCGTCAGCAAATTAAATATTTTCCTTCTCTGAGAGAGTATTCACTCTATTTTGGAATTAATAAAAAAATGCTTGAAGAACTCGATAAAGAAATTGTTTTAATGCACCCTGGGCCAATTAATCGTGGGGTTGAACTTACAAGCGATGCGGCTGATTCATCTCATTCGATAATTCTTGACCAAGTAGAAAATGGGGTAGCTGTTAGAATGGCGGTATTATATTTATTAGCACAGCAGAATTAATATAGAAAGGGCGAATGTTGGTTCGCCCTTTCTATTTCTAGCAATCTTACCTTCTGCCTTTTCGTCTACCTCTTCTTTCTTGCCAATCTTCTCTTCTTTTTTCTTGATTTTCTTTTAGTGTTTTCATTTGTTCGGGTGTCAGTACCGATTCAAATTTCTTAATGAGAGCCTCATGTTCTGCTTTCATTTTCTCTCGTCTGGCATTCATTTCTGC harbors:
- a CDS encoding 3-phosphoshikimate 1-carboxyvinyltransferase — its product is MDKIILHKSTNPFDAKIALASSKSESNRALIINALANFEGDLQNLSTARDTQTMIRLLKAIDQTADVIDAGTTMRFLTAYFTATNQNKVMTGTPRMCERPIGILVDALKTLGAEIEYLKNEGYPPLHIKGFSEQKAEEVSIRADVSSQYISALLMIAPTLPKGLTLKLTGELGSIPYIKMTLEQMKAFGVNYEANWEEKTIKVATNKYQATSYKVESDWSGASYWYSIVALSEYEDTKVELLGLKENSLQGDSAIVEIMAQLGVKSSFTADGVLLTKIPAHEKLVWDFTNCPDLAQTVAVTCAAKGIPAIFTGIESLKIKETDRVLALQNELKKFGGDLVEVETNTSYEVTSTQPLAIANAPLTIATYDDHRMAMAFAPLAMLVDVVIEEPNVVVKSYPSFWDDIKKIISVES
- a CDS encoding aspartate carbamoyltransferase catalytic subunit, which translates into the protein MQSISTKHLLGIKDLTANDIHLILETAKEFKDVINRPIKKVPSLRDVTIANVFFENSTRTRLSFELAEKRLSADVVNFSASGSSVKKGETLLDTVNNILAMKVDMVVMRHSSPGAPHYLSKHIKANIVNAGDGTHEHPTQALLDAFSMQEKIGDLAGKKVAIIGDILHSRVALSNIFCLQKLGAEVMVCGPNTLLPKYIREIGVKVEHNVQNALRWCDVANVLRIQLERQQIKYFPSLREYSLYFGINKKMLEELDKEIVLMHPGPINRGVELTSDAADSSHSIILDQVENGVAVRMAVLYLLAQQN